In Crassostrea angulata isolate pt1a10 chromosome 4, ASM2561291v2, whole genome shotgun sequence, one genomic interval encodes:
- the LOC128181375 gene encoding galactoside alpha-(1,2)-fucosyltransferase 2-like yields the protein MKMQHYNRIKSYFQRKGKQLIKPVAISLAICLFLWKLHCLLFKLENVICISITGRLANAMFQEAFVFTFAKNKGKPMVVFSSENPLTDIFTLEGLNWKYDSTHLCRCYPKYFDRWDCAFDDQYEKLQLSSKDTVQVFGYFQSWKYLKGYEREIKKLFTFQPSIRQRADKQLRGIIKSFQDKGVTKKTVLVGVHIRRGDYVTEKTFVNFGYNVATETYIHNAVKYFQDRYPDVLFIVCGNDLPWAREVMQKYERTYFVEGNSPSQDMALLTGTHHTLMTVGTFGWWIGWLTNGTTVYYKHTYREGTDFMMEFNGGITDHFPPHWVGLD from the exons ATGAAGATGCAGCATTATAATagaattaaatcatattttcaacGCAAAG GTAAACAACTCATAAAACCTGTAGCAATTTCCCTTGCCATCTGCCTGTTTTTGTGGAAGTTACATTGTTTGCtattcaaattagaaaatgtGATCTGCATTTCCATTACGGGGCGTTTGGCCAATGCCATGTTCCAGGAAGCCTTTGTGTTCACCTTTGCCAAAAACAAAGGAAAACCTATGGTCGTCTTCAGCAGCGAAAACCCTCTTACTGATATCTTTACCTTGGAAGGATTAAACTGGAAATACGATTCTACTCATTTATGTCGCTGTTATCCTAAATATTTTGACAGATGGGATTGTGCCTTTGACGACCAGTACGAAAAACTCCAGCTCTCTTCAAAAGATACCGTTCAAGTGTTTGGATATTTTCAGTCATGGAAATATCTAAAAGGCTACGAGAGAGAAATTAAAAAACTGTTTACCTTTCAGCCATCAATTAGGCAAAGAGCAGACAAACAGTTGCGGGGCATTATCAAGTCTTTCCAGGACAAGGGAGTAACAAAGAAGACAGTCTTGGTTGGAGTCCATATTCGACGAGGAGATTATGTGACGGAGAAAACATTTGTAAATTTCGGTTACAATGTAGCGACCGAAACTTACATTCATAATGCGGTAAAGTATTTCCAAGATAGATATCCTGACGTTCTGTTCATCGTCTGCGGAAACGACCTGCCTTGGGCAAGAGAGGTGATGCAGAAGTATGAGAGGACCTACTTTGTAGAAGGCAACTCCCCCTCCCAGGATATGGCCCTTCTCACAGGGACCCACCATACTTTGATGACCGTCGGAACCTTTGGGTGGTGGATCGGGTGGCTCACCAATGGCACCACCGTGTACTACAAGCACACTTACAGGGAAGGAACAGACTTCATGATGGAGTTCAATGGCGGAATCACTGACCACTTTCCTCCTCACTGGGTTGGCTTAGATTGA